In Janibacter cremeus, a genomic segment contains:
- a CDS encoding glutathione-independent formaldehyde dehydrogenase, producing the protein MKAVVYQGPYEVAVQDVQDARIEDPTDALVRITTTAICGSDLHMYEGRTDAEPGITFGHENMGIVEDVGPGVTSVRKGDRVVMPFNVACGFCDNCRAGKSAFCLTVNPPGAGGAYGYVGMGPYPGGQAEYLRVPFADYNCVPLPEGSEHEQDFALLADIFPTGYHATELAGVRPGDTVAVYGAGPVGLMATYSALLRGASRVFTVDRHKDRLDLAGQIGAEPIDFSVGDPAQQIADELRAPGVDRGIDAVGYQATAEGGEEQPALVLNQLVETVRSTGSIGVVGLYLPSDPGAPNEHAAKGELLFKVGRYFEKGQTMGTGQADAKQYAHFLRDLIIAGRAEPGFVVSQELPLAEAPDAYSRFDKRERGYTKVLLQPGR; encoded by the coding sequence ATGAAGGCCGTTGTCTACCAGGGACCGTACGAGGTGGCCGTCCAGGACGTGCAGGACGCACGCATCGAGGACCCGACCGACGCACTGGTGCGGATCACCACCACCGCCATCTGCGGATCCGACCTGCACATGTACGAGGGACGGACCGACGCCGAGCCGGGCATCACCTTCGGTCACGAGAACATGGGGATCGTCGAGGACGTCGGGCCGGGTGTCACCTCGGTCCGCAAGGGTGACCGGGTGGTGATGCCCTTCAATGTCGCCTGCGGGTTCTGCGACAACTGCCGGGCGGGCAAGAGCGCCTTCTGCCTGACCGTGAACCCACCTGGTGCGGGTGGCGCGTACGGATACGTGGGGATGGGGCCCTACCCGGGCGGGCAGGCCGAGTACCTGCGGGTCCCCTTCGCCGACTACAACTGCGTCCCCCTCCCCGAGGGCTCCGAGCACGAGCAGGACTTCGCGTTGCTCGCCGACATCTTCCCCACCGGGTACCACGCCACCGAGCTGGCGGGTGTCCGTCCCGGGGACACCGTCGCGGTCTACGGTGCCGGGCCCGTCGGCCTGATGGCGACGTACTCGGCGCTGCTGCGCGGCGCCAGCCGGGTCTTCACCGTCGACAGGCACAAGGACCGGCTGGACCTGGCCGGCCAGATCGGTGCCGAGCCGATCGACTTCAGCGTCGGGGACCCGGCGCAGCAGATCGCCGACGAGCTGCGGGCTCCGGGCGTCGACCGGGGCATCGACGCCGTCGGGTACCAGGCCACGGCCGAAGGGGGCGAGGAGCAGCCCGCGCTCGTGCTCAACCAGCTGGTGGAGACGGTCCGTTCGACCGGGTCCATCGGGGTCGTGGGGCTGTACCTGCCCTCCGACCCGGGCGCGCCCAACGAGCACGCCGCGAAGGGGGAGCTGCTCTTCAAGGTCGGGCGCTACTTCGAGAAGGGCCAGACCATGGGCACCGGCCAGGCCGACGCCAAGCAGTACGCACACTTCCTGCGTGACCTGATCATCGCCGGTCGAGCCGAGCCCGGCTTCGTCGTCTCCCAGGAACTGCCGCTCGCCGAGGCTCCCGATGCCTACTCCCGGTTCGACAAGCGCGAGAGGGGCTACACCAAGGTGCTCCTCCAGCCGGGGAGGTAG
- the ilvD gene encoding dihydroxy-acid dehydratase — protein MPHPQTEPSTSLRDRMKPRSKDVTDGLEKTAARGMLRAVGLSDADFDKPQIGIGSSWNDITPCNLSLQRLAAAAKDGVREELGVPMEFGTISVSDGISMGHVGMHYSLVSREVIADSVETVMEAERFDGSVLLAGCDKSLPGMMMAAARLGLASTFVYAGTALPGLVRMLDESDREITIIDAFEAVGACQAGTMEREDVDTIERSFCPGEGACAGMYTANTMASMGEALGLSLPGSASPPSADKRRTVIARESGAAAVRMLREGITVRDILTLEAFENAITVLMSLGGSTNAVLHLLAIANEAGVPLTLDHFDEIAGRTPVLADVKPFGQHVMRDVDQVGGIPVVMRVLLDAGLLHGEAMTVTGRTVVENLAAIAPPLPDGHVLFGSDRPYRATGGLAVLRGSFAPDGAIAKAAGFSYDTFTGPARVFEGERDALDALAEGSIKSGCVVVIRQEGPQGGPGMREMLAITGAIKGAGLGASTLLITDGRFSGGTTGNCIAHVAPETMDAGPIALVRDGDSISLDLTARRLDLQVDETELASRRADWVKPPMTSTGVLAKYAALVGSASEGAVCLP, from the coding sequence ATGCCACACCCGCAGACCGAGCCGAGCACCTCCCTTCGCGACCGGATGAAGCCTCGGTCGAAGGACGTCACCGACGGCCTGGAGAAGACCGCCGCGCGCGGGATGCTGCGTGCGGTCGGACTGTCCGACGCGGACTTCGACAAGCCGCAGATCGGGATCGGCTCCAGCTGGAACGACATCACCCCGTGCAACCTGTCCCTGCAGCGGCTGGCCGCTGCCGCCAAGGACGGGGTACGCGAGGAGTTGGGCGTGCCGATGGAGTTCGGCACGATCTCGGTCTCGGACGGGATCTCGATGGGCCACGTCGGGATGCACTACTCGCTCGTCTCCCGTGAGGTCATCGCCGACTCGGTCGAGACGGTCATGGAGGCGGAGCGCTTCGACGGGTCCGTGCTCCTGGCCGGCTGCGACAAGTCGCTGCCCGGGATGATGATGGCGGCCGCCCGACTCGGGCTGGCCTCGACCTTCGTCTACGCCGGCACCGCCCTGCCCGGTCTGGTGCGCATGCTCGACGAGTCCGATCGGGAGATCACGATCATCGACGCCTTCGAGGCCGTCGGTGCCTGCCAGGCCGGGACGATGGAGCGCGAGGACGTCGACACCATCGAGCGCTCGTTCTGCCCGGGCGAGGGCGCGTGCGCCGGGATGTACACCGCGAACACGATGGCGAGCATGGGCGAGGCCCTCGGGCTGTCGCTGCCGGGCAGCGCCTCGCCGCCCTCGGCCGACAAGCGCCGCACGGTCATCGCCCGCGAGTCCGGGGCCGCGGCGGTACGGATGCTGCGTGAGGGGATCACGGTCCGCGACATCCTCACCCTCGAGGCCTTCGAGAACGCCATCACGGTGCTCATGTCGCTGGGCGGCTCGACCAATGCCGTACTGCACCTGCTCGCGATCGCCAACGAGGCCGGGGTACCGCTGACCCTGGACCACTTCGACGAGATCGCCGGGCGCACACCGGTACTCGCCGACGTCAAGCCCTTCGGCCAGCACGTGATGCGCGACGTCGACCAGGTCGGTGGCATCCCCGTCGTCATGCGGGTGTTGCTCGATGCCGGCCTGCTGCACGGTGAGGCGATGACCGTCACCGGCCGCACCGTCGTCGAGAACCTCGCGGCCATCGCCCCACCACTGCCCGACGGGCACGTCCTCTTCGGCTCCGACCGGCCTTACCGAGCGACGGGTGGACTCGCCGTCCTGCGGGGCAGCTTCGCCCCGGACGGCGCCATCGCCAAGGCCGCCGGGTTCTCCTACGACACCTTCACCGGCCCGGCGCGGGTCTTCGAGGGCGAGCGCGACGCGCTGGACGCCCTCGCCGAGGGCAGCATCAAGTCGGGGTGCGTCGTCGTCATCCGGCAGGAAGGGCCGCAGGGCGGACCCGGCATGCGCGAGATGCTCGCGATCACCGGCGCGATCAAGGGAGCCGGACTCGGCGCCTCGACGTTGCTCATCACGGACGGTCGCTTCTCCGGCGGCACGACCGGCAACTGCATCGCCCACGTCGCCCCCGAGACGATGGACGCCGGACCCATCGCCCTGGTCCGCGACGGCGACAGCATCTCCCTCGACCTGACCGCGCGTCGTCTGGATCTTCAGGTGGACGAGACCGAGCTCGCCTCCCGCCGCGCGGACTGGGTCAAGCCGCCCATGACGAGCACCGGTGTCCTGGCCAAGTACGCCGCCCTGGTCGGCTCGGCCTCCGAGGGTGCGGTCTGCCTGCCGTGA
- a CDS encoding DsbA family protein, with protein sequence MSDKTRRVLAIILALAMVGSLAAGVILSSLGGGTGGSAPDAEESKSSSAYDNPREAEDDIGLARREADDPTAMGDVDAPLVLIEYADYRCPYCGVFNRDTLPTIVEEYVETGRIRIEWRDLPLFGEQSSDAAVAARAAGKQGRFWEYHDAVYADAPEEEHLEVTRDKLLGWAQEVDVPDMDQFEEDLDDPRLLELVRADAHEGEQVGATGTPTFVIGHEALVGAQSIGLFRDLLDDQLEAVGEQ encoded by the coding sequence ATGTCCGACAAGACCCGCCGCGTCCTCGCGATCATCCTTGCCCTGGCGATGGTCGGCAGCCTCGCCGCGGGCGTGATCCTCTCCAGCCTCGGCGGGGGCACCGGGGGCAGCGCGCCGGACGCCGAGGAGAGCAAGTCGAGCTCGGCCTACGACAACCCCCGCGAGGCCGAGGACGACATCGGTCTGGCCCGGCGTGAGGCCGACGACCCGACAGCCATGGGCGACGTCGACGCGCCGCTGGTGCTCATCGAGTACGCCGACTACCGCTGCCCCTACTGCGGTGTCTTCAACCGGGACACGCTCCCCACGATCGTCGAGGAGTACGTCGAGACCGGCAGGATCCGCATCGAGTGGCGCGACCTGCCGCTCTTCGGTGAGCAGTCCAGCGACGCCGCCGTCGCCGCACGCGCCGCCGGGAAGCAGGGCCGTTTCTGGGAGTACCACGACGCGGTCTACGCCGATGCACCCGAGGAGGAGCACCTCGAGGTCACCCGGGACAAGCTCCTCGGGTGGGCCCAGGAGGTGGACGTACCGGACATGGATCAGTTCGAGGAGGACCTCGACGACCCGCGGCTGCTGGAGCTCGTCCGGGCCGACGCCCATGAGGGCGAGCAGGTCGGCGCCACCGGCACGCCCACCTTCGTCATCGGCCACGAGGCCCTCGTCGGCGCCCAGTCCATCGGGCTCTTCCGCGACCTGCTCGACGACCAGCTCGAGGCCGTCGGGGAGCAGTAA
- a CDS encoding HNH endonuclease signature motif containing protein, which translates to MSMVAQWSEGYGMVPGLRDALRSLSFGAAAPVLTAAAGVGALGVDASGGEAADAGLWRLQDREVTEALAVVGQIRQLLEVAEVDLVREGLARGLSAESAWSACDWVTRAEGERSPDPSVRHVGSVVRVAQAGTTMAGRYWTRADGAVGELREAFTRGDLPLGKADQLARFHAQVAPVADEEELADDLSALVAAAQDDIVATGPDGRRRERVRGLTDKELAAGITRAGRLLRPEKDQDREDKRAKAARTFTKSPGPAGMSAYKVVLDAEGAAVIDSAIAAMSGPVKGPDGEHDERPATQRRADALVEIVRRGVSAPGEAAKSEKAQLMVTIGLDDLRSGTNGAGVTTTGEVLAPATVRKLACDAGIIPVILGKDGEVLDLGRTARFFTPGQRKAIWLRDGGCTYPGCTMPPQWCDAHHVAWWSRGGATDTGNAALLCERHHTKVHTHDLTATITPTGVTWHV; encoded by the coding sequence ATGTCGATGGTGGCGCAGTGGAGCGAGGGTTACGGGATGGTTCCCGGGCTGCGTGATGCGTTGCGGTCGTTGTCTTTCGGGGCCGCTGCTCCCGTACTGACGGCTGCCGCCGGAGTGGGCGCACTTGGTGTCGATGCGAGTGGTGGTGAGGCTGCGGACGCGGGATTGTGGCGACTTCAGGACCGTGAGGTCACCGAGGCCTTGGCCGTCGTCGGACAGATCCGGCAGCTGTTGGAGGTCGCGGAGGTCGATCTGGTGCGTGAGGGTCTGGCGCGGGGTCTGTCGGCCGAGTCTGCGTGGTCGGCGTGTGACTGGGTCACCCGCGCGGAGGGTGAGCGGTCCCCGGATCCGAGTGTGCGGCACGTGGGTTCGGTGGTGCGGGTGGCCCAGGCCGGCACCACGATGGCCGGCCGGTACTGGACCCGAGCGGATGGTGCGGTCGGTGAGTTGCGCGAGGCCTTCACCAGGGGGGATCTGCCGTTGGGCAAGGCCGACCAGCTGGCGCGGTTCCATGCGCAGGTCGCGCCGGTGGCCGACGAGGAGGAGTTGGCCGACGACCTGTCGGCGTTGGTCGCGGCCGCGCAGGACGACATCGTGGCCACCGGCCCCGACGGTCGACGCCGCGAGCGGGTGCGGGGACTGACGGACAAGGAGCTCGCGGCCGGGATCACGCGTGCCGGGCGGCTGCTGAGGCCCGAGAAGGACCAGGACCGCGAGGACAAGCGCGCCAAGGCCGCGCGCACGTTCACCAAGTCCCCAGGCCCGGCCGGGATGAGCGCCTACAAGGTCGTCCTGGACGCCGAGGGTGCCGCGGTCATCGACTCGGCCATCGCGGCCATGTCCGGGCCGGTCAAGGGCCCCGACGGTGAGCACGACGAGCGGCCCGCCACCCAGCGCCGCGCGGACGCACTGGTGGAGATCGTCCGACGCGGGGTCTCCGCGCCCGGCGAAGCGGCCAAGAGCGAGAAGGCCCAGCTGATGGTCACCATCGGCCTGGACGACCTGCGCTCAGGCACCAACGGTGCCGGCGTCACCACCACCGGTGAGGTCCTGGCGCCGGCCACGGTGCGCAAGCTCGCCTGCGACGCCGGGATCATCCCCGTCATCCTCGGCAAGGACGGCGAGGTCCTCGACCTGGGCCGTACGGCGCGGTTCTTCACCCCCGGGCAGCGCAAGGCGATCTGGCTGCGCGACGGCGGCTGTACCTACCCGGGGTGCACCATGCCCCCGCAGTGGTGCGATGCCCACCACGTGGCCTGGTGGTCCCGAGGCGGAGCCACCGACACCGGCAACGCCGCATTGTTGTGCGAGCGCCACCACACGAAGGTCCACACCCACGACCTGACCGCGACCATCACCCCCACCGGCGTCACCTGGCACGTCTAG
- a CDS encoding M4 family metallopeptidase, whose amino-acid sequence MPDDHRPDGLTRSSIHAWDDSSSEALSGITAQRGVRAGIAPEVHDVLDPESAARGYLDDALASPSLPSLTAPEAAGVPTRFTTLGTETVALTGTRTVKFRQALHGIPVYGSFVVVELDEDNELVGIDTTMGQPEDVDPVAAIAPARAVEVARGAPGGYTPLTDVVPRLQFYFDAADERWRLVYLLEDVPVTTRGGAKGDDAPLPEAPHLVDYVIDAHDAAVVAVLPRTPSLTAQAQEQSAVDSYGDQRTFAAQQDGEGLVLRDPEHNVETFDFGFGDPAVDADALPGTIIANPPDWSPGAVSAHANAIQVARFLRTVVLRNNIDGRGGPMTSTINCVVQSASGGPKEWANAFWNGTQMVYGQIRNGEELLSLSANVDVVGHEIFHGVTGSTARLEYRAQSGALNESYSDVFGTIIANLGNEDPRTWDWLIGERLFPNREALRDMADPTRFDQPAHMDDYRDLPVTQNGDWGGVHTNSGIPNKAAYVLLTTEEPDGALALTPHEVSAVYYIALTQRLSRTSQFVDARRASVASARSFLRGRPRDERDRKVAAVEAAFDAVGIA is encoded by the coding sequence ATGCCCGACGATCACCGTCCTGACGGACTGACCAGGTCTTCCATCCACGCGTGGGACGACTCCTCGTCCGAGGCCCTCTCCGGCATCACCGCCCAACGTGGGGTCCGCGCCGGCATCGCCCCGGAGGTGCACGACGTCCTCGACCCGGAGTCCGCTGCGCGCGGATACCTCGACGACGCACTGGCGAGCCCCTCCCTTCCCTCCCTGACCGCGCCCGAGGCCGCTGGCGTCCCGACCCGCTTCACCACCCTCGGCACCGAGACCGTCGCCCTGACCGGCACCCGCACGGTGAAGTTCCGCCAGGCCCTCCACGGCATCCCCGTCTACGGGTCCTTCGTCGTCGTGGAGCTCGACGAGGACAACGAGCTGGTCGGCATCGACACCACCATGGGCCAACCCGAGGACGTCGACCCGGTTGCCGCCATCGCCCCGGCCCGTGCGGTCGAGGTCGCGCGCGGGGCGCCGGGTGGCTACACCCCGCTGACCGATGTCGTCCCCCGCCTGCAGTTCTACTTCGACGCCGCGGACGAGCGGTGGCGGCTGGTCTACCTGCTCGAGGACGTGCCGGTGACCACCCGGGGAGGGGCGAAGGGGGACGATGCCCCGCTCCCCGAGGCGCCGCACCTCGTGGACTACGTCATCGACGCCCACGACGCAGCCGTGGTCGCCGTGCTGCCGCGGACACCGAGCCTGACGGCGCAGGCCCAGGAGCAGTCCGCGGTGGACAGCTACGGGGACCAGCGCACCTTCGCCGCCCAGCAGGACGGTGAGGGCCTCGTGCTGCGCGACCCGGAGCACAACGTCGAGACCTTCGACTTCGGGTTCGGCGACCCCGCGGTCGACGCCGATGCGCTCCCGGGCACGATCATCGCCAACCCGCCCGACTGGTCACCCGGCGCCGTGAGCGCGCACGCCAACGCCATACAGGTTGCGCGCTTCCTGCGGACGGTGGTGCTGCGCAACAACATCGACGGCCGCGGCGGGCCGATGACCTCCACCATCAACTGCGTCGTGCAGTCCGCCAGCGGAGGACCGAAGGAGTGGGCGAACGCATTCTGGAACGGCACGCAGATGGTCTACGGCCAGATACGCAACGGGGAGGAACTGCTGTCGCTGTCGGCGAACGTCGACGTCGTCGGCCACGAGATCTTCCACGGTGTCACCGGCTCGACCGCGCGGTTGGAGTACCGCGCCCAGTCCGGTGCACTCAACGAGTCCTACTCCGACGTCTTCGGCACGATCATCGCCAACCTCGGCAACGAGGACCCGCGCACCTGGGACTGGCTGATCGGCGAAAGGCTCTTCCCGAACCGGGAGGCGCTACGCGACATGGCCGACCCGACCCGCTTCGACCAGCCGGCGCACATGGACGACTACCGGGACCTACCCGTCACCCAGAACGGGGACTGGGGCGGGGTGCACACCAACAGCGGCATCCCGAACAAGGCCGCCTACGTCCTGCTCACGACCGAGGAACCCGACGGCGCCCTCGCGCTCACGCCGCACGAGGTGTCCGCGGTCTACTACATCGCGCTGACCCAGCGGCTGTCCCGGACATCGCAGTTCGTCGACGCCCGACGGGCGTCCGTGGCCAGCGCCCGATCGTTCCTGCGCGGCAGGCCCCGGGACGAGCGGGACCGGAAGGTCGCCGCTGTGGAGGCGGCTTTCGACGCCGTTGGGATCGCCTGA
- a CDS encoding SNF2-related protein, whose amino-acid sequence MVWKVASATWVQRLTDDRIEAMTDVGTFARGHGYAQRGMVTQAAALNRGRGIVAKVSGSGREAYQTIVSLDGDPQDSVVEWSARCSCPVGTDCKHAVAVLLTVRDHLGGLAGAAPVSSWEDALSDLTSPPTTQPLDRGAALALIVESVRAPQDHRDLIAVPRVRVRPTRRTKAGHWSKKFSWSEALGRGFFQARNSTVRAGHRRALESLVALHGATDPYPYRHQYGYGSPQPNVYLDDFGPEVWPTLLRIRDAGVELISNEAGEPVIVQEVAEEIVIDAVRDRDGLRLRPTVTAADGVPDISRSEIQVVGQPGHGVALLGDSLTLAPLAVEVAPGLADLVRDTGELAIPEDDVDRFLALYLARLREQVSVTSSDGSVDLPEPTPPRLHVGVRVEGSGIRLELGFAYEAGSTVHVVPAGVGAAVPRDTKGEQALLAGVEALEEIPGAVTRAVGSTHRRMPASLRVAGAAAIRVVTDVVPQLEEDPRVLVEVDEDIPAYEELDAEPQIALHGAGGQAESDWLDLGITVTVGEVEVPFESLFQALVRGDEIMQLDTGEWFRLDQPVLADLRDLIQEARDLAEPEAGQLRLSRYQVGLWDEIADLGDVDIEREHGWLRSVEALRELDVDAAPALPERFTATLRPYQLDGYHWLTTLWDTRLGGVLADDMGLGKTVQALALIARAAEANELDEPVLVIAPTSVVGTWAGEAERFAPDLDVRVLTQTHKRRGETVSEATAGADLVVTSYAVLRIDAEEFADVAWRGVLIDEAQFVKNSRSKTHQAIRRLSAPFVLVVTGTPLENSLMDLWSMLALAAPGLYPSRERFVEVYRKPIESGAQPELLDRLRRRIRPLMLRRTKEAVALDLPPKQVQVMPVELSPAHRRLYDRHLQRERKRVLGLLEDPDANRVAILASLTRLRQLSLAPELVDAEHRGTVSSAKVDLLVEHLHELAEEGHRVLVFSQFTRFLGLVRERLTAEGLTTCYLDGSTRDRAAVIDEFRRGDALAFLISLKAGGVGLTLTEADYVYVLDPWWNPAAEAQAIDRAHRIGQDRPVMVHRLVSSGTIEEKVLALQERKRDLFERVVDDGGALSGKITGEDIRALLETD is encoded by the coding sequence GTGGTGTGGAAGGTCGCGTCCGCCACGTGGGTGCAGCGGCTGACCGACGACCGCATCGAGGCCATGACCGATGTCGGGACCTTCGCGCGCGGGCACGGTTACGCCCAGAGGGGCATGGTCACCCAAGCTGCCGCGCTGAATCGGGGCCGCGGGATCGTCGCGAAGGTGAGTGGCTCCGGCCGTGAGGCCTACCAGACCATCGTCTCGCTCGATGGGGACCCGCAGGACTCGGTCGTGGAGTGGAGCGCTCGCTGCTCCTGCCCGGTGGGCACGGACTGCAAGCACGCCGTGGCAGTCCTGCTGACCGTGCGCGACCACCTCGGCGGACTCGCGGGTGCGGCCCCCGTGTCCTCGTGGGAGGACGCACTGTCCGATCTCACCAGCCCCCCGACCACCCAGCCGTTGGACCGCGGTGCTGCCCTGGCCCTGATCGTCGAGAGCGTCCGGGCACCGCAGGACCATCGCGACCTGATCGCAGTGCCGCGGGTGCGCGTGCGGCCCACTCGCCGCACGAAGGCCGGCCACTGGTCCAAGAAGTTCTCCTGGAGCGAGGCGCTCGGCCGTGGCTTCTTTCAGGCTCGGAATTCAACGGTCAGGGCGGGCCACCGCCGCGCCCTCGAGTCCCTCGTCGCGCTGCACGGCGCCACTGACCCGTACCCGTACCGACACCAGTACGGGTACGGGTCTCCGCAGCCCAACGTCTACCTCGACGACTTCGGCCCGGAGGTGTGGCCCACGCTGCTCCGCATCCGCGACGCCGGCGTGGAGCTCATCAGCAACGAGGCCGGTGAACCGGTCATCGTGCAGGAGGTCGCGGAGGAGATCGTCATCGACGCGGTCCGGGACCGCGACGGGCTGCGCCTGCGACCGACGGTGACGGCTGCGGACGGCGTCCCCGACATCAGCCGGTCCGAGATCCAAGTCGTCGGTCAACCGGGTCACGGGGTCGCTCTTCTCGGCGACTCGCTGACCCTCGCCCCGCTGGCCGTCGAGGTCGCTCCGGGTCTGGCCGACCTCGTCCGGGACACGGGCGAGCTGGCCATCCCCGAGGACGACGTCGACCGTTTCCTCGCGCTGTACCTCGCGCGCCTGCGGGAGCAGGTGTCCGTCACCTCCTCGGACGGGAGCGTCGACCTGCCCGAGCCCACTCCGCCGCGGCTGCACGTGGGCGTCCGCGTTGAAGGGAGCGGCATCCGCCTCGAGCTGGGCTTCGCCTACGAGGCCGGGTCGACCGTCCACGTCGTCCCGGCCGGAGTGGGCGCAGCCGTGCCCCGCGACACGAAGGGGGAGCAGGCGCTGCTGGCGGGGGTGGAAGCGCTGGAGGAGATCCCCGGCGCGGTCACCCGTGCGGTGGGCAGCACCCACCGCAGGATGCCGGCATCCCTGCGGGTGGCCGGGGCGGCCGCCATCCGCGTCGTCACCGATGTCGTGCCGCAACTCGAGGAGGACCCCCGGGTCCTCGTCGAGGTCGACGAGGACATCCCTGCCTACGAGGAGCTGGACGCCGAGCCGCAGATCGCGCTCCACGGGGCGGGTGGGCAGGCGGAGTCGGACTGGCTCGACCTGGGCATCACCGTGACCGTGGGTGAGGTGGAGGTGCCCTTCGAGTCGCTCTTCCAGGCGCTGGTGCGCGGCGACGAGATCATGCAGCTGGACACGGGGGAGTGGTTCCGCCTGGATCAACCCGTCCTCGCCGACCTGCGTGACCTCATCCAGGAGGCCCGCGATCTTGCCGAGCCCGAGGCGGGGCAGCTGCGACTGAGCCGCTACCAGGTCGGCCTGTGGGACGAGATCGCGGATCTCGGCGATGTGGACATCGAGCGCGAGCACGGGTGGCTGCGCAGCGTCGAGGCACTGCGCGAGCTCGATGTGGACGCCGCACCCGCGCTGCCCGAGCGGTTCACGGCAACCCTGCGGCCGTACCAGCTCGACGGCTACCACTGGCTGACCACGCTCTGGGACACCCGACTCGGTGGCGTCCTCGCCGACGACATGGGTCTGGGCAAGACCGTCCAGGCGCTGGCCCTGATCGCCCGTGCTGCCGAGGCGAACGAGCTCGATGAGCCGGTCCTGGTCATCGCCCCGACGAGCGTTGTGGGGACGTGGGCCGGTGAGGCCGAGCGCTTCGCCCCCGACCTGGACGTGCGCGTCCTGACCCAGACGCACAAGCGACGCGGCGAGACGGTCAGCGAGGCCACCGCCGGCGCCGATCTCGTCGTGACGTCGTATGCGGTGCTGCGCATCGATGCCGAGGAGTTCGCCGACGTGGCCTGGCGCGGCGTCCTCATCGACGAGGCGCAGTTCGTCAAGAACTCCCGGTCCAAGACCCACCAGGCGATCAGGCGACTGTCCGCCCCCTTCGTCCTCGTGGTCACGGGTACGCCCTTGGAGAACTCGCTGATGGACCTGTGGTCCATGCTGGCGCTGGCCGCGCCGGGGCTCTACCCGAGCCGGGAGAGATTCGTCGAGGTCTACCGCAAACCCATCGAGTCCGGTGCCCAGCCGGAGCTGCTCGACCGCCTGCGACGACGCATCCGACCACTCATGCTGCGTCGGACCAAGGAGGCGGTCGCGCTCGACCTGCCGCCGAAGCAGGTGCAGGTCATGCCCGTGGAGCTCAGTCCTGCTCACCGTCGCCTCTACGACCGGCACCTGCAGCGGGAGCGCAAGCGGGTCCTGGGGCTGCTCGAGGACCCCGATGCCAACCGCGTGGCCATCCTGGCGTCGCTGACACGCTTGCGTCAGCTGAGCCTGGCCCCCGAGCTCGTCGACGCCGAGCACCGCGGGACGGTGTCCTCGGCCAAGGTCGACCTGCTCGTCGAGCACCTGCACGAGCTCGCCGAGGAGGGGCACCGGGTGCTGGTCTTCAGCCAGTTCACGCGCTTCCTGGGTCTGGTGCGCGAGCGACTCACCGCGGAGGGCCTGACGACGTGCTACCTCGACGGCTCGACCCGGGACCGGGCCGCAGTCATCGACGAGTTCCGTCGTGGTGACGCGCTCGCCTTCCTGATCAGTCTCAAGGCCGGAGGTGTCGGACTGACCCTCACGGAGGCGGACTACGTCTACGTCCTCGACCCGTGGTGGAACCCCGCGGCGGAGGCCCAGGCGATCGACCGCGCCCACCGGATCGGTCAGGACAGGCCGGTCATGGTCCACCGACTCGTCTCCAGCGGCACCATCGAGGAAAAGGTCCTGGCGCTGCAGGAGCGCAAGCGCGACCTCTTCGAGCGGGTCGTCGACGACGGTGGCGCGCTCTCGGGGAAGATCACCGGCGAGGACATCCGCGCGCTGCTCGAGACGGACTGA
- a CDS encoding DMT family transporter produces the protein MSLGIQGVLLLVLGTAVLHAAWNAMAKSIGDRWVASALIGTANGAFGLVFIVLFGVPALASWPYLVASALLQATYLVLLTHTYAHGDLSRLYPIMRGTSPVVVTAIAVTVLAERLSVLSWIGLGVLVAGIVLLACARGLPRADTGLVLALSAGLVIAGYSLSDGVGVRVSGETGAYIGWMFALQAPVLLLVCRWQAGRSFWGRMHAHAPLGLLGGVLSVTSYGTTVWAQSRAPLALVAGLRETSVVWGALIGGLVLSERLTTVERTAVLAVAAGAVILQLGA, from the coding sequence GTGTCGCTCGGCATCCAGGGCGTCCTACTGCTCGTGCTCGGCACCGCCGTGCTGCACGCGGCATGGAACGCCATGGCCAAGTCGATCGGCGACCGCTGGGTCGCGTCGGCGCTGATCGGGACGGCCAACGGCGCCTTCGGACTCGTGTTCATCGTTCTCTTCGGCGTACCGGCGCTCGCCTCCTGGCCCTACCTCGTGGCCTCGGCGCTGCTGCAGGCGACCTACCTCGTCCTGCTGACCCACACGTACGCCCACGGTGATCTGTCGCGGCTCTACCCGATCATGCGCGGCACCTCCCCGGTGGTGGTGACGGCCATCGCGGTGACCGTCCTCGCCGAGCGCCTGAGCGTCCTCTCCTGGATCGGTCTGGGTGTGCTCGTGGCCGGCATCGTGCTCCTGGCCTGCGCGCGTGGCCTCCCCCGGGCCGACACCGGTCTGGTCCTCGCCCTGTCCGCCGGCCTGGTCATCGCCGGCTACAGCCTCAGCGACGGGGTGGGCGTCCGGGTCTCCGGCGAGACCGGCGCGTACATCGGCTGGATGTTCGCCCTGCAGGCACCTGTCCTGCTGCTGGTGTGCCGCTGGCAGGCAGGCCGCTCCTTCTGGGGGCGGATGCACGCTCACGCGCCGCTCGGCCTGCTCGGCGGGGTCCTGTCCGTCACCTCCTACGGCACGACGGTGTGGGCGCAGAGCCGCGCACCGCTGGCCCTGGTGGCCGGGCTGCGCGAGACGAGCGTCGTCTGGGGCGCGCTCATCGGGGGGCTCGTCCTCTCCGAGCGGCTGACCACCGTCGAGCGTACGGCCGTACTGGCTGTCGCCGCCGGGGCCGTGATCCTGCAGTTGGGGGCCTGA